From Longimicrobiaceae bacterium, one genomic window encodes:
- a CDS encoding ABC transporter ATP-binding protein — protein sequence MQLVISHLSKTYPNGVRALDDVSLTIPQGMFGLLGPNGAGKSTLMRTLATLQEADSGSAALGSIDVLRQKDEVRRTLGYLPQEFGVYPKVSAEDLLDHFAVLKGITARRERKETVKALLEQTNLYDVRKKKLGGFSGGMRQRFGIAVALLGNPKLIIVDEPTAGLDPAERVRFLNLLSELGENAVVILSTHIVEDVSELCRRMAIINRGRILLETEPLAAIDALQGRVWKRIVEKDELPAYEAAHRVISTRLLAGRTLIHVHSAERPDPSFDPVDPTLEDVYFTAMAGLHTGEASLSGAEAAS from the coding sequence ATGCAGCTCGTCATCTCGCACCTCTCGAAGACGTACCCCAACGGGGTGCGCGCCCTGGACGACGTGTCCCTCACCATCCCGCAGGGGATGTTCGGCCTGCTCGGGCCCAACGGGGCGGGGAAGTCCACCCTGATGCGCACCCTGGCGACGCTCCAGGAGGCCGACTCCGGGTCGGCGGCGCTGGGGAGCATCGACGTCCTCCGGCAGAAGGACGAGGTGCGGCGGACGCTCGGGTACCTCCCCCAGGAGTTCGGGGTCTACCCCAAGGTCTCCGCCGAGGACCTGCTGGACCACTTCGCCGTCCTCAAGGGGATCACCGCCCGCCGCGAGCGGAAGGAGACGGTGAAGGCGCTGCTGGAGCAGACCAACCTGTACGACGTGCGTAAGAAGAAGCTCGGCGGCTTCTCCGGGGGGATGCGGCAGCGCTTCGGGATCGCGGTGGCGCTCCTCGGGAACCCGAAGCTGATCATCGTGGACGAGCCTACGGCGGGGCTGGACCCGGCGGAGCGGGTGCGCTTCCTCAACCTGCTCAGCGAGCTGGGGGAGAACGCGGTGGTGATCCTCTCCACGCACATCGTGGAGGACGTGAGCGAGCTGTGCCGGCGGATGGCGATCATCAACCGGGGGCGGATCCTCCTGGAGACGGAGCCGCTCGCCGCGATCGACGCGCTGCAGGGACGGGTCTGGAAGCGGATCGTGGAGAAGGACGAGCTCCCGGCGTACGAGGCGGCGCACCGGGTGATCTCCACCCGCCTCCTGGCGGGGCGCACGCTGATCCACGTGCACTCCGCGGAGCGCCCGGACCCGTCGTTCGACCCGGTGGACCCGACCCTGGAGGACGTCTACTTCACCGCCATGGCCGGGCTCCACACCGGCGAGGCCTCGCTCTCGGGCGCCGAGGCGGCCTCGTGA
- a CDS encoding endonuclease/exonuclease/phosphatase family protein: MIRIRCRCGEVFHAEEQHVGRVLHCRCGREIPVRMPPPRPEPPAAPRSAAWEGRLRRLGERASAGLAGAFRAPAGPLGWLVWAAWGYLAAVVLLWAVLWTLGDRWWPATVYLFGPRWVVLLPLVLLVPAAAVFRRALLLPLLAAALVMVFPVMGMRTGWRSWGAAEPTGQTLRVVSANLAGDPWAAERLIGLVGEWRADVVAAQECSEKVAEAFGRVPGWEHRRDGQLCLFSRHPVRAVEVMDRSRFEGVREAGIGGTSAAARYTIEVAGRPVELVNVHLETPRRGLSGLFRNDAGRMGPNTLSRQIESNQVARWAAQRGAQIVAGDFNMPVESRIYRESWGGYRNAFSHAGRGLGFTRDNGWIRVRIDHVLAGPGWRVDLAFVGPDVGSDHWPVVADLTWTGGR, encoded by the coding sequence GTGATCCGCATCCGCTGCCGCTGCGGCGAGGTCTTCCACGCGGAGGAGCAGCACGTCGGGCGCGTGCTGCACTGCCGCTGCGGTCGGGAGATCCCGGTCCGCATGCCCCCTCCGCGCCCGGAGCCGCCCGCGGCTCCGCGGTCCGCTGCGTGGGAGGGGCGGCTGCGGCGGCTCGGTGAGCGGGCGTCGGCCGGGCTCGCCGGGGCCTTCCGCGCGCCGGCGGGGCCCCTCGGGTGGCTCGTGTGGGCGGCGTGGGGCTACCTCGCGGCGGTCGTCCTCCTCTGGGCCGTCCTCTGGACGCTCGGCGACCGCTGGTGGCCCGCGACCGTGTACCTCTTCGGGCCGCGCTGGGTCGTCCTTCTCCCGCTGGTCCTCCTCGTCCCCGCGGCCGCGGTCTTCCGCCGCGCTCTCCTCCTCCCCCTGCTCGCCGCCGCCCTGGTGATGGTGTTCCCGGTCATGGGGATGCGGACGGGGTGGCGGTCCTGGGGCGCCGCGGAGCCGACGGGGCAGACCCTCCGCGTGGTGAGCGCCAACCTGGCCGGAGATCCCTGGGCGGCGGAGCGGCTCATCGGGCTGGTGGGCGAGTGGCGCGCCGACGTGGTCGCCGCGCAGGAGTGCAGCGAAAAGGTGGCCGAAGCCTTCGGGCGCGTGCCGGGGTGGGAGCACCGGCGCGACGGGCAGCTCTGCCTCTTCAGCCGGCACCCTGTGCGCGCCGTGGAGGTGATGGACCGGAGCCGCTTCGAGGGGGTGCGCGAGGCGGGGATCGGCGGGACGAGCGCGGCGGCCCGGTATACGATCGAGGTCGCCGGCAGGCCCGTGGAGCTGGTCAACGTGCACCTGGAGACGCCGCGGCGGGGCCTCAGCGGGCTCTTCCGGAACGACGCGGGCCGGATGGGCCCGAACACCCTTTCCCGGCAGATCGAGTCCAACCAGGTGGCGCGGTGGGCCGCGCAGCGGGGTGCGCAGATCGTCGCGGGCGACTTCAACATGCCGGTGGAGAGCCGCATCTACCGCGAGTCGTGGGGCGGCTACCGCAACGCCTTCTCGCACGCGGGGCGGGGGCTCGGCTTCACGCGCGACAACGGGTGGATCCGGGTGCGGATCGACCACGTGCTCGCCGGCCCCGGCTGGCGGGTGGACCTGGCCTTCGTGGGCCCGGACGTCGGGTCGGACCACTGGCCGGTCGTGGCGGACCTCACCTGGACCGGGGGCAGGTGA
- the hutU gene encoding urocanate hydratase — protein MTPPPTTPVIRAPRGTEISCRGWQQEAVLRMLMNNLDPEVAERPEDLVVYGGTGRAARSWEAFEAIVETLRTLADDETLIVQSGKPVAVFRTHRHSPRVLIANSNLVPRWATWDVFRELERQGLIMYGQMTAGSWIYIGTQGILQGTYETLGAVARQHFGGSLRGTWTLTGGMGGMGGAQPLAVTMNGGAVLCVDVDPQRIQRRLDNRYCDRMTHDLDEALRWTLEARERGEALSVGLVGNCAEVLPELLRRGAIPDALTDQTSAHDALNGYVPAGLSLEAAAELRERDPQEYVRRSMESMRVHCEAMVEMMRRGAVTFDYGNNIRGQAKDAGYDDAFAFPGFVPAYVRPLFCEGKGPFRWVALSGDPADIHRTDDLVLELFPEDEHLRRWITQAREKVAFQGLPARICWLGQGERARFGVALNDVVASGELKAPIVIGRDHLDTGSVASPFRETESMKDGSDAIADWAILNAMVNVASGASWVSFHHGGGVGIGNSLHAGQVIVADGTPEMRERLERVLTNDPGMGVARHADAGYEEAVATAREKGVRIPMLERGFGG, from the coding sequence ATGACCCCCCCCCCCACCACCCCCGTCATCCGCGCGCCCCGCGGCACCGAGATCTCCTGCCGCGGGTGGCAGCAGGAAGCCGTCCTGCGGATGCTGATGAACAACCTGGATCCCGAGGTGGCCGAGAGGCCCGAGGACCTGGTCGTCTACGGCGGAACCGGGAGGGCGGCGCGCTCGTGGGAGGCGTTCGAGGCCATCGTGGAGACGCTGCGCACCCTCGCGGACGACGAGACGCTGATCGTGCAGTCCGGGAAGCCGGTGGCGGTTTTCCGTACGCACCGGCACTCGCCGCGGGTGCTGATCGCCAACAGCAACCTGGTGCCGCGCTGGGCGACCTGGGACGTCTTCCGCGAGCTGGAGCGCCAGGGGCTCATCATGTACGGCCAGATGACGGCCGGCTCCTGGATCTACATCGGGACGCAGGGGATCCTCCAGGGGACGTACGAGACCCTGGGCGCGGTGGCGCGGCAGCACTTCGGGGGGAGCCTGCGGGGGACGTGGACGCTGACCGGCGGGATGGGCGGGATGGGCGGCGCCCAGCCGCTGGCGGTAACCATGAACGGAGGCGCGGTGCTCTGCGTGGACGTGGACCCGCAGCGGATCCAGCGGCGGCTGGACAACCGGTACTGCGACCGGATGACGCACGACCTGGACGAGGCGCTCCGCTGGACGCTGGAGGCGCGCGAGCGGGGGGAGGCGCTCTCCGTGGGCCTGGTCGGCAACTGCGCGGAGGTGCTCCCGGAGCTGCTGCGTCGCGGCGCCATCCCCGACGCGCTCACGGACCAGACCAGCGCGCACGACGCCCTCAACGGGTACGTGCCGGCGGGGCTGTCGCTGGAGGCGGCGGCGGAGCTGCGCGAGCGCGACCCGCAGGAGTACGTGCGGCGCTCCATGGAGTCGATGCGGGTGCACTGCGAGGCGATGGTGGAGATGATGCGCCGCGGCGCCGTCACCTTCGACTACGGTAACAACATCCGCGGGCAGGCGAAGGACGCGGGATACGACGACGCCTTCGCGTTCCCCGGCTTCGTCCCGGCGTACGTCCGCCCGCTCTTCTGCGAGGGGAAGGGCCCCTTCCGCTGGGTGGCGCTCTCCGGCGACCCCGCCGACATCCACCGCACCGACGACCTGGTGCTGGAGCTCTTCCCGGAAGACGAGCACCTGCGCCGCTGGATCACCCAGGCGCGGGAAAAGGTCGCCTTCCAGGGGCTCCCGGCGCGGATCTGCTGGCTGGGGCAGGGGGAGCGCGCGAGGTTCGGGGTGGCGCTCAACGACGTGGTGGCGAGCGGGGAGCTGAAGGCGCCCATCGTCATCGGGCGCGACCACCTGGACACCGGCTCCGTGGCCTCGCCCTTCCGCGAGACGGAGTCGATGAAGGACGGGAGCGACGCCATCGCCGACTGGGCCATCCTGAACGCCATGGTCAACGTGGCGAGCGGCGCGTCCTGGGTCTCCTTCCACCACGGCGGCGGGGTGGGGATCGGCAACTCGCTGCACGCGGGGCAGGTGATCGTGGCCGACGGCACGCCGGAGATGCGCGAGCGGCTGGAGCGCGTCCTCACCAACGACCCGGGGATGGGCGTGGCCCGCCACGCGGACGCCGGGTACGAGGAGGCGGTCGCCACCGCGCGCGAGAAGGGCGTCCGCATCCCCATGCTGGAGCGGGGCTTCGGCGGGTAG
- the hutH gene encoding histidine ammonia-lyase → MHGTERIGIDGDTLTLDMVERVARHGAPVELTADAVERMRRSRAVVERAVAEGRVVYGLTTGFGRLSEVAIPLDRLEELQINLIRSHAAGVGAPLPREEARAVTLLRANVLAKGFSGIRPEVVALLLELLNRGVTPLIPEQGSVGASGDLAPLSHLALVLVGEGWAEVGGETLPGGEALRRVGLEPVRLQAKEGLALNNGTQFMTGLGALALVAAERLVEAAEVIGAASLEGLKGTPDAFHPAIQRARPHPGQVASAERLRALLADSEIRESHRYGDPRVQDAYSLRCMPQVHGAARNALAYARTVLETEANSATDNPLIFPDEGEEGLVISGGNFHGQQVAQVLDLLAIALADLASISERRIERLVNPDLSGLPAFLVDEPGVHSGFMMAQITAAALVSENKVLAHPASVDSIPTDANKEDHVSMGPHAAVKARKVLRNAETVLGIELMCAMQALEFLKPLRPGRGVERAYRIVRERIPALDGDRVLAPDIEAATAIVREGRLAEIFIHSELRDRDP, encoded by the coding sequence ATGCACGGTACGGAGCGGATCGGGATCGACGGCGACACCCTCACCCTGGACATGGTCGAGCGGGTGGCGCGGCACGGCGCGCCCGTGGAGCTGACGGCGGATGCCGTGGAGCGTATGCGCCGATCCCGGGCGGTGGTGGAGCGCGCGGTCGCGGAGGGGCGGGTGGTGTACGGCCTCACCACCGGCTTCGGCCGCCTTTCCGAGGTGGCGATTCCGCTGGACCGCCTGGAGGAGCTGCAGATCAACCTGATCCGCAGCCACGCGGCCGGCGTCGGCGCGCCGCTCCCGCGCGAGGAGGCGCGCGCCGTCACGCTGCTGCGCGCCAATGTGCTGGCGAAGGGGTTCTCCGGGATCCGCCCCGAGGTAGTGGCGCTCCTCCTTGAGCTGCTGAACCGCGGCGTCACCCCGCTGATCCCTGAGCAGGGCTCGGTGGGCGCCTCCGGCGACCTCGCTCCGCTCTCGCACCTGGCGCTGGTGCTGGTGGGGGAGGGGTGGGCGGAGGTCGGGGGCGAGACCCTGCCGGGGGGGGAAGCGCTTCGCCGGGTGGGGCTGGAGCCGGTGCGGCTGCAGGCCAAGGAGGGGCTGGCGCTCAACAACGGCACGCAGTTCATGACCGGCCTCGGCGCGCTCGCGCTGGTCGCGGCCGAGCGCCTGGTGGAGGCCGCCGAGGTGATCGGCGCGGCGTCGCTGGAGGGACTGAAGGGGACGCCGGACGCCTTCCACCCCGCCATCCAGCGCGCCCGCCCGCACCCCGGCCAGGTCGCCAGCGCAGAGCGCCTGCGCGCCCTCCTGGCCGACAGCGAGATCCGCGAGTCGCACCGCTACGGCGACCCGCGGGTGCAGGACGCGTACTCTCTCCGCTGCATGCCGCAGGTGCACGGCGCCGCGCGGAACGCCCTGGCGTACGCCCGCACCGTCCTGGAGACGGAGGCCAACAGCGCCACCGACAACCCGCTGATCTTCCCCGACGAGGGCGAGGAGGGGCTGGTGATCAGCGGCGGCAACTTCCACGGGCAGCAGGTGGCACAGGTGCTGGACCTGCTCGCCATCGCCCTGGCGGACCTGGCGTCCATCTCGGAGCGGCGCATCGAGCGTCTGGTGAACCCGGACCTCTCCGGCCTCCCCGCCTTCCTGGTGGACGAGCCCGGTGTGCACTCCGGCTTCATGATGGCGCAGATCACCGCCGCCGCGCTGGTGAGCGAGAACAAGGTGCTCGCCCACCCCGCGAGCGTGGACTCGATCCCCACCGACGCCAACAAGGAGGACCACGTCTCCATGGGCCCCCACGCCGCCGTGAAAGCGCGGAAGGTGCTCCGGAACGCGGAGACGGTGCTGGGGATCGAGCTGATGTGCGCCATGCAGGCGCTGGAGTTCCTGAAGCCGCTGCGCCCCGGCCGCGGCGTGGAGCGCGCCTACCGGATCGTCCGCGAGCGCATCCCGGCACTCGACGGCGACAGGGTGCTGGCACCGGACATCGAGGCGGCCACGGCGATCGTGCGGGAAGGGAGGCTGGCGGAGATCTTCATCCACTCTGAACTACGAGACCGAGACCCATGA